The DNA region TTGGGATGCATAAAGAAGAATGCTTCCAAGCACAGGACCTATGCAAGGAGACCAACCAAAGGCAAAAAGCATTCCAACGACGAAAGCACCAAACAAAGAGACATTACTTTTCATTTCTATCCTCATCTGCCTGTAAAGTTTTTCATGAAAGCCAAAGGAGTATAAAAATAGCACCACTAATATAATTCCCAAAAGCTCAAAGAGCAGTTTTTGACTTATGACCCCAAAAAGATGCAGAGAAACCAGCAAAGCAGAAACACCCAGAATTTCTCTTAGGAAATTCTTTCTTAGAAAAACTCCAGCAAAGTGCAGACCAAAGAAAACTATCAGACCTCCACCCACCTTTGAGATGATTTCTTGATACTCTCTTAGCAGTTGTCCTACAGCGGTTGCTCCTGCACCCAATAGGGAAAAAACCAAAGAAAAGCCAAAAACAAAAAGCACTGATGCAAGTAAGATGTTTAGATTAAAACCTTTTGAACTCCCATCAACCCGACCTATGCCAGAGATGTAAGACAGATAACCCGGAATGATTGGAAGAACGCAGGGAGACAAAAAGGACAGTAAACCTGCAGTAAAGGCTATAAGGAGAGATACTTCAACCATCTATGTTAAATATAACCATCTTTACTTCCGTATAGTCTTCTATGGCGTATTTTGGTCCTTCTCTACCCACGCCTGAGAACTTCACACCTCCGTATGGCATGTGGTCTGCTCTAAAGTTAGGACCCTCGTTTATCAGCACCCCACCAGCCTTTATTCCATTTATAAATTTCCAAGCAGTGTCCAAGTCCCTTGTAAATACCCCTACCTGCAAACCGTAATCTGAATCATTTACCATGTTAATAGCCTCCTCAACGCTACTGTATGGATTTACCACCACCACGGGAGCAAAGGCCTCTTCTCTGAAGAGTTTCGCATGCGGTGGCACCAAGCTAACTACGGTTGGAACCAACACAGAAGATACCCTATCACCACAGAACACTCCTCCAGTAATCAGCTTTGACCCATGCTGCAACGCTTCGTCTATCCAACTTTGGATCCTTTCCACCTCGCTTATGGATATCATGGGACCCACGTCTGTACTCTCATCCATTGGATCCCCGACCTTTAAACTTTCCACCTCAGAAGAAAGCTTTTCTAAAAACTCCTCAAATATAGACTCATGCACAAAGACCCTTTGGACAGATATACAAACCTGCCCCGCTATGGCATAGCCTCCCTGCACTGTCTTTTGCACCGCCCTTTCAATGTCAGCGTCTTTATGAACTACTATCGCTGAGTTTGAACCAAGCTCAAGAACCAGCTTTTTTATACCACACTGCTTAGCTATTATCTCTCCTACTTTTCTGCTTCCTGTAAAGGAAACTACCCTCACGTCGGGATGTGTGGTTATGACCTTACCTACATCTCCGAACCCTGGGAGCACGGATATGGCAAAGGGTGGAAAACCTGCTTCTAAAAGCAGTTCTCCCAGCATCAAAGGTGTAAGGGGTGTTCTTTCTGATGGTTTTAATATAACCGCATTCCCAGAAGCTAAGGCTGGAGCAACCTTATGCATGGAAAGATTCAAAGGAAAGTTAAAGGGTGTTATGGCACTTACTATTCCCACAGGCTCCCTTACATAAAATCCAAACTTTCCCTTTCCGTTAGGATGGGCAGCTATGGGAATTACTTCTCCGCCAATCCTTCTTGCCTCTTCAGCAGAAAAGAGCAAAGTCTGTATTGCCCTTTGAACTTCCGTTCTTGCCTCCCTTATAGTTTTCCCAACCTCTAAAACCAAAGTCTTTGCAAACTCTTCGCTTCTCTTCTGAAGAAGCTCTGCCGCCCTCATCAAAAAGGCATACCTTTCGTAAGGAGTAAGCTTTGCCATTTCCTTTGCTCCCTGCTGTGCAATCTCAACGGCCTGCAGGGCTTGCTCTTCAGTGGCAAAGTGCACCCTTGCAACAGTCTCCTGAGTGTATGGATACTTAACTTCTACTATGTTGTTTGTTTTGACCTTTTGACCGCCAAGTATGAGTTCCTTTTCCATACGAAAATTATAATGTAGTGCCTCTTTCAATCAAATTGATGTTCCATAAATATCTGCAGGACCTTTCGAGCACGGAAATTAGACTGTAAGCCTGCGTGAGAGTTTGAGCCGCGCTAAAAACTCCGTGGTTTTTCACTACCAAAATCTTAGACGTTTTTAATCCCTGCGCCACTGCTCCGGCAAGTTCTTCGCTACCGGAGGGATAGTCTGGAATAACCTCCACCGCACCTAAGATGGCTTTGCCCTCTGAGTCTTTTGGTTCTATTCTGGAGTAGTAATTTGAAAGAAAAACTGTATAGAGGGGATGGGCATGGACTACCGCTTTGTGAGAAGTCTGTAGGTAGATTTCTCTATGCACTATCCACTCAGAAGATGCCCTGTCTTCAAGTGTATGTTTTTGATAAAGCTGTAGCTCAATTAAGTCTTCAAAGCTTAAGTTCCCAAGGTGGGAGCCAGTTCTTGTTATTATAGCCCTATCCCTCAGCCTTACAGAAAGGTTGCCCGCCCTTGCATCCACCAAGCCTTCTTTGTACAACAACTCCCCTATCTTTACCAACTTTGCCTTGTAGTAAAACACTGATGAAATTATAACATTAAGCATTGAACGAAAGCTTTTTTAGAATATTATTTTTTTGCTATGATAGACACGCACTGCCATTTAGATTTGTTGAAGAAGGAAGATTACGAAGAGACCATAAGGGATAGCTCGTTGGAATACCTGATAACCATCGGCTACGATAGGAAGACCGTTGAAAATGCCCTTAGGATATCAAATCAAGTGGATAAAGTATATTGTGCAATAGGCTTTCATCCACACGAAGCGGATAAGGTCAAAGACCAAGACCTTGAATGGCTCAAAAACTTAGCGGCCAATCATCCAAAGGTTAAGGCTTTGGGTGAGATGGGCTTGGATTTTTACAAAGACTATTCAGATAGAAAAAGGCAAGAAGATGTTTTTAGAAAACAGATCCAAATAGCAAGGGAGTTGGGCCTTCCTATAGTGGTTCATTCAAGAGACGCAGAGGAAGAAACTTACAGAATACTAAAGGAAGAGAAAGCTTACGAAGTGGGCGGAGTTATGCACTGCTTTACTGGAAGCTACGAATTCATGAAAAAGTGCGTAGACCTTGGCTTTTACATATCTTACTCTGGCATCATCACCTATCCCAACGCCCACTCACTCAGAGAAGTGGTCAAGAGAACGCCAACACAGAGAGTGCTCATAGAAACCGATAGCCCTTTCCTTGCACCGCAACCAGTAAGAGGGAAGCCAAATAAACCCTCTTACATTTGGTACGTTGCAGAAACTTTAGCTCAGATCATACCCAACACTAACTTGGAAGACGTAGACCGTATGACCTCTGAAAATGCAAAGCTCATCTTTAACATAGGCAATAACGAAAAAAAAGAGTCTATAACATACGTCATAAATAACAAGCTATACATCAACCTTACGAACAAGTGTAACCTTCACTGTGTGTTTTGCCAAAGGGAAAGAGAGAGAAATTTCATGGTAAAAGGCTATTGGGTTTGGGTTTCCAGAGATCCCTCTGTGGAAGAGGTAATAAGAGAAATAGGAGATCCAAAGAAATACGACGAGATAGTGTTCTGTGGTTATGGAGAGCCTACTCTAAGGTTCTCTGCATTGAAAGAGATAGCAAGTTGGGTAAAATCGCAGGGCGGTAAAGTGAGAGTGGATACCAACGGCCTTTTATTTACCTTCATGCCAAAAGACAGCTTAAAACAGCTGAAAGGCTTGGTGGACGTTTGGTCTGTGAGCTTGAACGCTCCTGACAAAGAAACCTACAACAAAGTATGCAAACCAGCACAACCCAATGCCTTTGAAACGGTAATAGAATTTATAAAGGAGGCTAAGAAGCTGGGCTTTGAAGTAATCGCCACTGCGGTGGATTTTCCAGGTGTTGATATGAAAAAGACAGAGGAGCTTGCCAAAAGTTTAGGTGCTAAGTGGAGGGCAAGAATATACGAGTCTATTGGATGAGTTTTTGATTATAATAGACCTTCAAGGAGGGTAATAATGGTTGATCCAGATATACTGCTTCTTGCCATAGTTAATATGTCAGAGGGTGTTAAGGCTCTTATAGGGGACAAGGGAGCTAAGGCGGTTCTTAGGTATGCGGGAAGGCAGTCTAGACCAAAGCTACTTGAAAGCTTAATTGGACATTTCCCAGAAGTGCTTGATAAGGAAGAAGCTTTAAGAAGGGCGTGCATTATACTAGAAAACTTGGGATTTGCGAAGGTTATAAGTAAAGAAGATGGGAAAATCGTAATATAAGAAGACATATTTACCGATGCCATAGTAGGGGGGAACGTGGCAGATTCTCCCATAATATATTTTTTTTGCAGGGCTCATAGAAGGTTTTGTTTCTTTCATGAGCGATCAAAAGCCAACCCTAATACCAGAAACTGTAGAAAGGGGGAAAATCGTTTATAAATACTCATAGTTTTAAATGGCAAAGGCTGTTTAGCAAGCGCAGATGGAATCTCTCTCCGTCAAATTCCAAAAGGCTTATCCCTGTATTGTCCATGTGAATATTCCATAAGTTATTCAGGCTCAATCCAACAGTCAGGCATATGATAGCATGCAAGGTGCCACCATGAGCTACCACACACAGCCTTTCCTGTGATAAGTTGATAAGGTCTTTCAAAAAGTGTTTAACTCTGTTTTCAAACTCCCCCATGTTCTCTTGCGTTGGCAAAGGATGAGTTACTGGATCTTTTAACCAGTTTAAGAAGGTGTCTCTATTCTCTTCTACCAAAGTCCAAAAGTGCCTACCCTCAAAGACACCAAAGGACATCTCTCTTATTCTCTCGTCAATCTGAAGAGGAATTTGAAGAAGGTCGCTTATGGTCTGTGCAGTTTTGTATGCCCTTCTTTGGGGAGAGCTGATTATTAGCTGTATTCCCTTGTCTTTTAGAAACTCTGCGCACATTCTTGCTTGAACAAAACCTAAAGGAGTTAGGTCGCTATCGAGCCTACCTTGAAAGATTCCCTTTTCGTTAAATTCACTTTGGGCGTGTCTAACAAGATATATGAGCTTTTTCATCAAAAGTCCCTCGCACCCGGAACGGCAGGCTTACCGTTGCTCCCTCTCGGGCCTGGCGGGGTTCACCCTGTCCCGTTGCGAGGGTATTTATAATTATAAAGCCATGATGAAGTTCTATGTCACAACACCAATATACTATGTTAACGATGTTCCGCACGTAGGTCATGCATACACGACCATAGCAGCGGATGCCATAGCACGCTTTTACAGGCTCAGAGGTTATGATGTTTTCTTCCTAACTGGAACGGACGAGCACGGTCTAAAGATACAGAAATCAGCGGAGGAAAAGGGATTATCCCCAAAAGAGCTGGCAGATCTAAACTCAGAGAACTTCAAAAGGCTATGGGAATTTCTCAACATAAGCTACGACCACTTTATCCGCACTACAGATCCTTATCACGTCAAGCTTGCACAAGAGGTGTTTGTAAAGAGCTACGAGGCGGGAGACATCTACTTAGGAGAATACGAAGGTTGGTATTGTGTTGGATGTGAGGAATTCAAGTCAGAAAGCGAGCTTTTGGAAGGAAACAGGTGTCCGATACATCTAAAGCCCTGCGAATACTTAAAAGAGCCTTCTTACTTTTTTAAGCTTTCCAAGTATCAAAAGGCTATAGAAGAGCTGTTAGAGAAAGAGTCCAATTTTGTGCTTCCTTCCTACAGGAAAAATGAGGTTCTCAGCTTTTTAAAGCAGGGCCTAAAGGATCTTTCGGTTACTAGGCCAAAAAGTAGGGTAAGGTGGGGCATTCCCGTGCCCTTTGACCAAGAGCACACCATATACGTCTGGTTTGATGCTCTTTTTAACTATCTTTCGGCGGTGTATGAAAGGATGGAATTTTGGCCACCAGATCTTCATTTGGTAGGAAAGGACATACTAAGATTTCATGCGATCTATTGGCCAGCCTTTCTGATTTCCGTAGGATACGAGCTGCCAAGAACCATATTTGCCCACGGCTGGTGGAAGGTAGAAGGTCAGAAGATGTCCAAATCCTTGGGTAATGTAATAAGTCCCTACGATCTGGTAGAAGAATACGGTTTGGACGAGATAAGGTATTTCCTTTTAAGGGAAGTGCCCTTCGGGCAAGATGGGGATATAACAAAGGAAGCTTTAAAAAACCGAATAGTTGGAGAGCTCTCCAACGAAATAGGCAACCTCTACAGCAGGGTTTTGGCTATGGCTGTCAAACACTTAGGAGGAAGGGTTGCGGGTGATAAAGATCCGGAGTACCTCAGCTTTTGCACCGATGTTGTAGAAAGCTACGAGAGGTTTATGAGGGAGATAGACTTTTACCATGCGTTGGAGGAAGTTCTTAGGCTTTCCTCCTTTTTGAACAAATACGTAGATAGCAAAGCACCCTGGAACCTGGCAAAGACTGACGAGGAAGCCCTTAAAAAAGTTTTATACACTTTGATGGATGGGCTTTTTGTAATAGCCTACCTTCTAAATCCTTTTATGCCCACAAAAACAGCGCTCGTGTTTGAAAACTTCCAAATTGAAAAGTTACCAAAGGAGATTAAACCATACACATTCAGCTCCTACTTTACAAAGGGTAAGCTTATACTTTTTCCTAAGAGAGCATGAAGGTAGCTATAGTAGGCAGTGGAGTTATAGGGCTCAGCACTGCGCTTTACCTTGCTTTAGAGGGTTTCAGAACAAAGATAATAACAAGAAACCCTCAGGAAGCAACC from Thermocrinis sp. includes:
- a CDS encoding cytochrome c biogenesis protein CcdA, with the protein product MVEVSLLIAFTAGLLSFLSPCVLPIIPGYLSYISGIGRVDGSSKGFNLNILLASVLFVFGFSLVFSLLGAGATAVGQLLREYQEIISKVGGGLIVFFGLHFAGVFLRKNFLREILGVSALLVSLHLFGVISQKLLFELLGIILVVLFLYSFGFHEKLYRQMRIEMKSNVSLFGAFVVGMLFAFGWSPCIGPVLGSILLYASQQETALQGAVLLFSYSMGLGIPFIVAGGLLSAFLSFVKSFSKFFGVVELVGGLVLVALGVLLTTGYLSVLANLSF
- a CDS encoding aldehyde dehydrogenase family protein, which encodes MEKELILGGQKVKTNNIVEVKYPYTQETVARVHFATEEQALQAVEIAQQGAKEMAKLTPYERYAFLMRAAELLQKRSEEFAKTLVLEVGKTIREARTEVQRAIQTLLFSAEEARRIGGEVIPIAAHPNGKGKFGFYVREPVGIVSAITPFNFPLNLSMHKVAPALASGNAVILKPSERTPLTPLMLGELLLEAGFPPFAISVLPGFGDVGKVITTHPDVRVVSFTGSRKVGEIIAKQCGIKKLVLELGSNSAIVVHKDADIERAVQKTVQGGYAIAGQVCISVQRVFVHESIFEEFLEKLSSEVESLKVGDPMDESTDVGPMISISEVERIQSWIDEALQHGSKLITGGVFCGDRVSSVLVPTVVSLVPPHAKLFREEAFAPVVVVNPYSSVEEAINMVNDSDYGLQVGVFTRDLDTAWKFINGIKAGGVLINEGPNFRADHMPYGGVKFSGVGREGPKYAIEDYTEVKMVIFNIDG
- a CDS encoding class II aldolase/adducin family protein codes for the protein MFYYKAKLVKIGELLYKEGLVDARAGNLSVRLRDRAIITRTGSHLGNLSFEDLIELQLYQKHTLEDRASSEWIVHREIYLQTSHKAVVHAHPLYTVFLSNYYSRIEPKDSEGKAILGAVEVIPDYPSGSEELAGAVAQGLKTSKILVVKNHGVFSAAQTLTQAYSLISVLERSCRYLWNINLIERGTTL
- a CDS encoding YchF/TatD family DNA exonuclease: MIDTHCHLDLLKKEDYEETIRDSSLEYLITIGYDRKTVENALRISNQVDKVYCAIGFHPHEADKVKDQDLEWLKNLAANHPKVKALGEMGLDFYKDYSDRKRQEDVFRKQIQIARELGLPIVVHSRDAEEETYRILKEEKAYEVGGVMHCFTGSYEFMKKCVDLGFYISYSGIITYPNAHSLREVVKRTPTQRVLIETDSPFLAPQPVRGKPNKPSYIWYVAETLAQIIPNTNLEDVDRMTSENAKLIFNIGNNEKKESITYVINNKLYINLTNKCNLHCVFCQRERERNFMVKGYWVWVSRDPSVEEVIREIGDPKKYDEIVFCGYGEPTLRFSALKEIASWVKSQGGKVRVDTNGLLFTFMPKDSLKQLKGLVDVWSVSLNAPDKETYNKVCKPAQPNAFETVIEFIKEAKKLGFEVIATAVDFPGVDMKKTEELAKSLGAKWRARIYESIG
- a CDS encoding histidine phosphatase family protein, coding for MKKLIYLVRHAQSEFNEKGIFQGRLDSDLTPLGFVQARMCAEFLKDKGIQLIISSPQRRAYKTAQTISDLLQIPLQIDERIREMSFGVFEGRHFWTLVEENRDTFLNWLKDPVTHPLPTQENMGEFENRVKHFLKDLINLSQERLCVVAHGGTLHAIICLTVGLSLNNLWNIHMDNTGISLLEFDGERFHLRLLNSLCHLKL
- the metG gene encoding methionine--tRNA ligase, translating into MMKFYVTTPIYYVNDVPHVGHAYTTIAADAIARFYRLRGYDVFFLTGTDEHGLKIQKSAEEKGLSPKELADLNSENFKRLWEFLNISYDHFIRTTDPYHVKLAQEVFVKSYEAGDIYLGEYEGWYCVGCEEFKSESELLEGNRCPIHLKPCEYLKEPSYFFKLSKYQKAIEELLEKESNFVLPSYRKNEVLSFLKQGLKDLSVTRPKSRVRWGIPVPFDQEHTIYVWFDALFNYLSAVYERMEFWPPDLHLVGKDILRFHAIYWPAFLISVGYELPRTIFAHGWWKVEGQKMSKSLGNVISPYDLVEEYGLDEIRYFLLREVPFGQDGDITKEALKNRIVGELSNEIGNLYSRVLAMAVKHLGGRVAGDKDPEYLSFCTDVVESYERFMREIDFYHALEEVLRLSSFLNKYVDSKAPWNLAKTDEEALKKVLYTLMDGLFVIAYLLNPFMPTKTALVFENFQIEKLPKEIKPYTFSSYFTKGKLILFPKRA